A window of the Pseudoalteromonas sp. A25 genome harbors these coding sequences:
- a CDS encoding TlpA family protein disulfide reductase: MIKKVNHFILTTALLATMTGCSTVYADSAPPKNYETYITKGERFKHNTFTAINGEKVALANKRKLIILFATWCSDSQRAMNELKASPLINDKNLQIIAIGRNENNESLAKFNDEYQLPFALIADPEREIYSQYANAGIPRLILLDEHNQVVKTLIGEEPNVIDKILW, translated from the coding sequence ATGATAAAAAAGGTTAACCACTTCATACTTACCACCGCTTTGCTCGCTACTATGACGGGCTGCAGTACAGTTTACGCAGACAGTGCCCCACCCAAAAACTACGAAACTTATATCACCAAAGGAGAGCGCTTTAAGCATAATACGTTTACTGCGATCAATGGCGAAAAAGTCGCACTAGCTAACAAGCGTAAACTCATCATTTTATTTGCTACATGGTGCAGTGATTCGCAAAGAGCCATGAACGAGTTAAAGGCTTCTCCTTTGATCAATGACAAGAATTTACAGATCATCGCAATTGGTCGCAATGAAAACAACGAATCTTTAGCTAAATTTAATGATGAATATCAATTACCGTTTGCATTAATTGCAGACCCTGAACGTGAGATTTACAGCCAATACGCAAATGCAGGTATCCCGCGGCTGATCTTACTTGATGAGCACAACCAAGTCGTCAAGACACTCATTGGTGAAGAGCCAAATGTGATAGATAAAATACTCTGGTAA
- the folE gene encoding GTP cyclohydrolase I FolE has translation MHDNLKNSYKQIIAAVGEDENREGLLETPKRAAKAMEYLTKGYRETLEEITNNAVFTSDADDMVLIQDIELYSMCEHHLLPFVGRCHIAYIPNGKVLGLSKFARIVDMYARRFQIQEQLTHQIAQAVEQVTGAKGVGVIVEAKHMCMMMRGVEKQNSKMRTSVMLGNFREDPKTRNEFLQLVKN, from the coding sequence ATGCACGACAACTTAAAAAACAGTTACAAACAAATTATTGCCGCAGTAGGAGAAGATGAAAACCGTGAGGGGCTACTTGAAACTCCTAAGCGAGCAGCCAAAGCGATGGAGTACTTAACCAAGGGCTACCGAGAGACGCTTGAAGAAATTACCAACAATGCAGTATTCACTTCAGATGCAGATGACATGGTTTTAATACAAGATATAGAGTTGTACTCAATGTGTGAGCACCACCTACTACCATTTGTTGGCCGTTGTCATATTGCATATATCCCGAACGGGAAAGTATTAGGCCTATCAAAGTTCGCGCGCATTGTAGACATGTACGCGCGCCGATTCCAAATTCAAGAGCAGCTCACGCATCAAATCGCGCAGGCAGTCGAGCAAGTGACGGGTGCAAAAGGTGTTGGCGTCATCGTGGAAGCAAAACACATGTGTATGATGATGCGTGGTGTAGAAAAGCAAAACTCCAAAATGCGTACCTCTGTTATGTTGGGTAACTTTAGAGAAGACCCCAAAACCCGTAATGAGTTTCTGCAATTGGTAAAAAACTAA
- the folM gene encoding dihydromonapterin reductase, with protein MTAPILITGAGQRIGLAMAQHFVAAKQPVVVTYRTRHNVIDELEQSGVHCINIDFSDAHAIEQLETTLRSHYSALRAVIHNASSWDCEANNPDFDSLFDSMMRIHAKVPYQLNLALADLLLAYSAVSDIIHLTDYVVETGSPKHIAYAASKAALDNLTRSFASKFAPDIKVNSIAPSLIIFNQHDTPEYKAKTLKKSLMGIEPGCKEIINSVELLMSSDYITGRTIPVDGGRHLK; from the coding sequence ATGACCGCACCGATTTTGATCACTGGCGCTGGGCAGCGCATCGGATTGGCTATGGCACAGCATTTCGTAGCAGCAAAACAGCCTGTCGTAGTAACATACCGTACCCGACACAATGTGATTGATGAGTTGGAGCAAAGCGGTGTGCACTGCATAAACATAGATTTTAGCGACGCACACGCTATCGAGCAATTAGAGACGACTTTGCGTTCGCATTACTCAGCATTACGCGCAGTTATTCACAACGCATCAAGTTGGGATTGTGAAGCAAATAACCCTGACTTTGATAGCCTTTTTGATAGCATGATGCGCATTCATGCCAAAGTGCCTTATCAGCTTAATTTAGCACTCGCAGACTTACTTTTAGCGTATTCGGCTGTAAGTGACATTATCCATTTAACAGATTATGTGGTTGAAACAGGAAGCCCAAAGCATATTGCTTATGCTGCCAGCAAAGCCGCTCTTGACAACCTAACTCGCTCTTTTGCAAGTAAGTTTGCACCAGATATCAAAGTCAACTCCATTGCACCAAGCTTGATCATTTTTAACCAACATGACACGCCAGAGTATAAAGCTAAAACATTAAAAAAATCTTTAATGGGTATCGAGCCAGGCTGCAAAGAAATAATAAATAGCGTTGAGCTACTAATGAGCAGCGACTACATCACTGGACGCACAATTCCAGTCGATGGCGGTCGCCACCTTAAATAA
- the folX gene encoding dihydroneopterin triphosphate 2'-epimerase, with translation MQNAIINITNLRLRTYIGFNPEEREKKQDVVVNIEIHYPADTACVTHDEVDHALNYKTVTKAVIKLVEDGHFLLLEKLVSDILTQCHRHPTVTYAKVKVDKPHALRFADSVSLTLDWHR, from the coding sequence ATGCAAAATGCCATAATTAACATCACAAACCTAAGGTTGCGCACCTATATTGGCTTTAACCCTGAAGAGCGTGAAAAAAAGCAAGATGTGGTAGTAAACATTGAGATCCACTACCCTGCAGACACCGCTTGCGTGACCCATGATGAAGTTGATCACGCACTCAATTACAAAACTGTCACAAAGGCAGTCATAAAATTAGTTGAAGATGGTCACTTCTTGCTTCTAGAAAAGCTGGTTAGCGACATTCTTACACAGTGTCATCGCCACCCGACGGTTACCTACGCAAAGGTTAAAGTGGATAAGCCACATGCTTTAAGATTTGCAGACTCTGTATCATTAACCTTAGACTGGCATCGCTGA
- a CDS encoding YceH family protein: MELSEVEQRIVGCLLEKQTTTAEHYPLSLNALTNACNQKSNRDPVMSLTESQVIDAVETLKSKHIVTIDEGLSGRVDKYAHRFCNTEFSRMQFSEQQRAIVCLLLLRGAQTPGELRTRSARLANFTHVSEVEQALEKLQTEGFVKKLAREPGKRESRYVHLFQNTEHLATNTAPPHKELETPELDALLLEIELLKKELADIKQHLGL, from the coding sequence ATGGAATTAAGTGAAGTTGAGCAGCGTATCGTTGGCTGTCTACTAGAAAAACAAACAACCACTGCCGAGCATTACCCATTGTCGCTCAACGCACTAACAAACGCCTGTAATCAAAAGTCCAATCGTGACCCAGTCATGAGCCTAACAGAATCGCAGGTGATAGACGCCGTCGAGACGCTAAAATCAAAGCATATTGTTACAATCGATGAAGGACTATCTGGACGAGTCGATAAATATGCCCATCGATTTTGCAACACCGAATTTAGCCGTATGCAATTTAGCGAGCAACAAAGAGCCATTGTTTGCCTGCTATTGTTAAGAGGCGCGCAGACGCCGGGTGAATTACGTACTCGCAGTGCGAGGTTGGCTAACTTTACTCATGTAAGTGAAGTAGAGCAGGCGTTAGAAAAACTACAAACTGAAGGCTTCGTAAAGAAGCTTGCTCGTGAACCTGGCAAACGTGAAAGTCGCTATGTACACTTGTTTCAAAATACGGAACACTTGGCCACGAACACAGCGCCCCCTCACAAAGAGCTAGAAACGCCAGAGTTAGACGCATTACTATTAGAAATAGAGCTACTTAAAAAAGAACTCGCAGACATCAAACAACACTTGGGGCTTTAA
- the nadE gene encoding ammonia-dependent NAD(+) synthetase, giving the protein MRQAILAEMQVQPQIDVAYEITRRINFIKQRLVSAHCQTLVLGISGGVDSSTCGRLCQLAVDELNAEHDTDRYQFIAMRLPYGVQADEEEAQLALDFIKPSQRITVNIKPAVDAMHEQAMHAMHSSQLSIPAPTSVDFVKGNVKARQRMVAQYEIAGLTHGLVVGTDHSAENITGFYTKFGDGACDLAPLFGLSKRQVRSLAAHLNAPVELVTKAPTADLECDRPGLTDEEALGLSYDQIDDFLEGRDVAPSVEEKLIAIYERTQHKRQAIPTVYDAL; this is encoded by the coding sequence ATGCGCCAAGCGATACTGGCAGAAATGCAAGTACAGCCACAAATAGATGTGGCATATGAGATCACTCGTAGAATTAATTTTATTAAACAACGCTTAGTTTCAGCACACTGCCAAACCCTAGTTTTAGGCATAAGTGGCGGTGTTGACTCTTCAACATGCGGTAGACTTTGCCAACTAGCAGTAGATGAACTTAATGCGGAGCACGATACTGACCGATATCAGTTTATTGCAATGCGTTTACCATATGGCGTGCAAGCAGATGAAGAAGAAGCACAACTTGCTTTAGATTTTATCAAACCCTCGCAACGCATTACGGTTAATATTAAACCTGCAGTCGATGCGATGCATGAACAAGCAATGCACGCAATGCACTCATCTCAATTGTCGATCCCCGCGCCAACTTCCGTCGATTTTGTGAAAGGCAACGTAAAAGCCCGCCAACGTATGGTGGCTCAATATGAAATTGCAGGGCTGACTCACGGCCTCGTTGTTGGCACAGATCACAGCGCCGAGAATATCACCGGCTTTTATACCAAGTTTGGAGATGGAGCCTGTGACTTAGCGCCTTTGTTTGGTTTATCCAAACGCCAGGTTCGCAGTTTAGCTGCGCATTTAAATGCGCCTGTTGAGCTAGTAACTAAAGCGCCAACAGCCGATTTAGAGTGCGACAGACCTGGTTTAACTGACGAGGAAGCGCTCGGACTAAGTTATGACCAAATTGATGACTTTTTGGAAGGCAGAGATGTCGCCCCGAGCGTTGAAGAAAAATTGATTGCAATTTATGAGCGTACTCAGCACAAGAGACAAGCGATCCCTACGGTTTACGACGCTTTATAA
- a CDS encoding YqaA family protein — protein MWLYSGLFLSALSSATLLPGSSEVLLSGLALTQNANLLMLWLIATLGNVLGSCINYWLGRHVMHFKDSRWFPVTQRQIEKANAQYARFGSYSLLFAWVPIIGDPLTVFAGIFKMRKGLFLLLVSLGKGLRYAMVIALAVGIEQLF, from the coding sequence ATGTGGTTATATAGCGGGCTATTTCTGTCCGCTTTGAGCTCTGCAACTCTACTACCTGGTTCATCAGAAGTTTTATTGTCTGGGTTAGCGCTAACACAAAACGCAAACCTACTCATGTTATGGCTGATAGCCACTTTAGGAAATGTGCTGGGCAGTTGCATTAACTATTGGCTTGGACGACATGTGATGCACTTTAAAGATAGCCGCTGGTTTCCGGTGACGCAGCGTCAGATAGAAAAAGCGAACGCTCAGTACGCACGCTTTGGCAGCTACAGCTTGCTGTTTGCTTGGGTGCCGATTATTGGTGATCCTCTGACGGTCTTTGCCGGTATATTTAAAATGAGGAAAGGGCTTTTTTTGTTACTTGTCTCGTTAGGAAAAGGTTTGCGTTATGCCATGGTTATTGCTTTGGCTGTGGGGATTGAGCAGCTTTTTTAG
- a CDS encoding S8 family serine peptidase, with the protein MSNMIKKTAIAAAVGGVILSASVSAQTAQLVNKYSSFQADRINVSDVQKQKPVSYLVVLKATSSADLFAQGTYQAGDARATIAQIERIQNAVSLELSNLDINAKVIGRTKVLAPTLIIEASEKTVEKLKNDPRVSKVLPMFESDLHIEESSDYVKATPVRTGGVATGMGQKVAVLDTGIDYTHAIFDGAGTVEAYEAAQADPTSVSWPQGQVKGGYDYMRDDADPIENDPSIGPAEGDPTSHGTSVSHSVTGIAPDVELYVYSVCGGGCPGAAQAAALEAAMDPNGDGDISDRVDVINMSLGGEYGDTYTLSGTQFLIQRAVDLGVNMVISAGNDGDNPFRIGGPSTTPNALSVGAMTHPTIPEPIASGTVAGSETVIQGASFGPQGAFEMTSDMAPLVYPDVNQNGCDAFADDVDFTGKAVLIDRGACAFVTKVLNAQAKGAAFVFIANNNNDGSPAPMGGSSDAVTIRSVGINFEAGAALKEQLAAGAATYSVKVEMKNLVGAVADFSSRGPSMDGLLKPEITAPGTNIMVAATGTQNGLAPATGTSFSGPMTAGAVALVREALPERNAYEIKATLMNSANLNVTNEAVTVNPDSELAPISMIGAGLVDVEKAVNLPVAAWVHQEKYDTNQAALSFGLVHVEGTAEYTKTVTLKNFSAQERTYNLRTEARYTNDADTGAISWNIPESVTVPAGQTVEFDVTLTIDASKLPEWKLGNPLDADDLAAFSPALTLAEFDGALVFDDPATEGDHDLHLVYHVLPKAHEGIKVGYELVDGKVMVTVENNGSAEFTPMTEQLVAQRDAMSKEEKSSNLVATTFNVYENESCNSGLWFTNSLVLRDSLAHQRQVGGYETRLDVDGDGVQDYLLAQYSDVGRSAAIPGRTRTAVAPLVDGAPNWGQAWVTPFAHEGGSNTVTFTGCAEMIGLSSDNLGQEIAFESRIGFGYDLGMYFPEYDDELSGTAKFATSSAKLVTASGEAVAKLAPGAKAYVSADAPFALASADLSGVVAPMTDAVLNNPMPFDAPVLNGVEVSVAENTETGTVIATLAAEEVENTLDISEFYLKSSTHAGLSVNAAGEIVVANGELLDFEAGNNEAKLVVTAIDVMGNISEPAEVVVNITNVVDTEAEQPPVVDVTPEPKKSSSGSLAWLALLAAPFAALRRRKQK; encoded by the coding sequence ATGTCTAATATGATTAAGAAGACTGCAATAGCAGCGGCGGTAGGTGGTGTTATCCTATCAGCTAGTGTATCTGCACAAACAGCGCAGTTAGTGAACAAATATTCTAGCTTTCAAGCAGATAGAATTAACGTTAGTGATGTTCAAAAGCAAAAACCAGTTTCATACTTAGTTGTTTTAAAAGCAACTTCTTCAGCTGATTTATTCGCACAAGGTACTTACCAAGCTGGTGATGCAAGAGCGACTATTGCGCAAATCGAACGTATTCAAAACGCTGTTAGTCTTGAGTTAAGTAATTTAGACATTAATGCAAAAGTGATTGGTCGCACTAAGGTACTAGCGCCAACATTGATCATTGAAGCATCTGAAAAAACAGTAGAAAAGCTAAAGAATGATCCTCGCGTATCTAAAGTATTACCTATGTTCGAATCTGATCTGCACATTGAAGAGTCTTCAGATTACGTTAAAGCGACACCTGTGAGAACAGGTGGTGTTGCGACAGGTATGGGGCAAAAGGTTGCTGTTCTAGATACCGGTATTGACTACACGCACGCTATTTTTGATGGTGCAGGCACTGTGGAAGCATATGAGGCTGCGCAAGCAGATCCGACAAGTGTTTCATGGCCACAAGGTCAGGTTAAAGGCGGTTATGATTACATGCGTGATGATGCTGACCCAATTGAAAATGATCCTTCAATTGGTCCAGCAGAAGGTGACCCAACTAGCCATGGTACGTCAGTATCTCACTCGGTTACAGGCATAGCACCTGATGTTGAACTATACGTTTACTCTGTTTGTGGTGGTGGTTGTCCAGGTGCAGCACAAGCGGCAGCACTAGAAGCTGCTATGGATCCTAATGGCGACGGTGATATCAGCGACCGCGTTGATGTAATTAACATGTCACTTGGTGGCGAGTACGGTGATACTTATACACTTAGTGGTACTCAGTTCCTAATTCAACGTGCTGTTGACCTAGGTGTTAACATGGTAATCTCTGCAGGTAACGATGGCGATAACCCATTCCGCATTGGTGGTCCAAGTACTACACCGAATGCATTATCTGTTGGCGCAATGACGCACCCAACTATCCCTGAACCAATTGCTTCAGGTACAGTAGCTGGCTCTGAAACAGTTATTCAAGGCGCAAGTTTTGGCCCTCAAGGCGCATTTGAGATGACTAGTGATATGGCACCTCTAGTGTACCCTGATGTAAACCAAAACGGTTGTGACGCATTTGCGGATGATGTGGACTTTACAGGTAAAGCGGTATTGATCGACCGTGGTGCATGTGCATTCGTTACTAAAGTACTTAACGCGCAAGCTAAAGGTGCGGCGTTTGTATTTATTGCAAACAACAATAATGATGGCTCACCAGCGCCAATGGGTGGTAGTTCTGACGCTGTAACTATCCGTTCAGTAGGTATTAACTTTGAAGCTGGTGCTGCGTTGAAAGAGCAACTAGCTGCTGGTGCTGCAACGTATAGCGTTAAAGTTGAAATGAAAAACTTAGTTGGTGCAGTTGCAGATTTCTCTTCTCGTGGTCCTTCTATGGACGGCTTACTGAAGCCAGAAATTACCGCACCTGGTACTAATATCATGGTGGCTGCTACAGGTACTCAAAATGGTCTAGCACCTGCAACTGGTACTTCATTCTCTGGTCCAATGACTGCAGGTGCTGTTGCACTAGTTAGAGAAGCTTTACCTGAGCGTAATGCGTACGAAATTAAAGCTACGCTAATGAACTCTGCCAACCTAAACGTTACAAATGAAGCAGTAACGGTTAACCCTGATAGCGAGTTAGCGCCTATCAGTATGATTGGTGCTGGTTTAGTTGATGTTGAAAAAGCAGTAAACCTACCTGTTGCTGCTTGGGTACATCAAGAGAAATATGACACAAACCAAGCAGCATTATCATTCGGTTTAGTTCATGTTGAAGGTACTGCTGAATATACTAAAACTGTAACGCTGAAAAACTTCTCTGCGCAGGAAAGAACTTATAACCTACGTACTGAAGCGCGTTATACAAATGATGCTGATACGGGGGCAATTAGCTGGAATATCCCAGAGTCGGTTACAGTTCCTGCTGGTCAGACAGTTGAGTTTGACGTAACACTTACTATTGATGCATCTAAACTACCGGAATGGAAGCTAGGTAACCCGCTTGACGCTGATGACTTAGCAGCATTTAGCCCAGCATTAACACTTGCTGAATTCGATGGTGCTTTAGTATTCGATGACCCTGCTACAGAAGGCGATCATGACCTACACTTAGTATACCACGTGTTACCTAAAGCACATGAGGGCATCAAAGTAGGCTATGAGCTGGTTGATGGTAAGGTAATGGTAACTGTTGAGAACAACGGTTCTGCTGAATTTACCCCAATGACTGAACAACTTGTTGCACAGCGTGATGCAATGTCAAAAGAAGAGAAGTCATCAAACCTAGTTGCGACGACATTCAATGTTTATGAGAATGAAAGCTGTAACTCTGGTTTATGGTTCACTAACTCACTTGTACTTCGTGATAGCTTAGCGCATCAGCGTCAAGTTGGTGGTTATGAAACTCGTTTAGATGTTGATGGTGATGGTGTTCAAGACTACCTACTAGCACAATATAGTGATGTTGGCCGTAGTGCTGCGATCCCTGGCCGTACGCGTACAGCCGTTGCACCTTTAGTTGATGGAGCTCCAAATTGGGGTCAAGCTTGGGTAACACCATTCGCTCACGAAGGTGGTTCTAACACTGTAACCTTTACCGGTTGTGCTGAAATGATTGGCTTGTCATCTGACAATCTAGGTCAAGAGATTGCGTTTGAGTCTCGTATTGGTTTTGGCTACGATTTAGGTATGTACTTCCCTGAATATGATGATGAGCTTTCTGGCACAGCTAAATTCGCTACATCAAGTGCTAAGCTGGTAACAGCATCGGGTGAAGCTGTTGCTAAGCTAGCTCCGGGTGCAAAAGCATATGTAAGCGCTGATGCGCCATTTGCCCTTGCAAGCGCGGATCTTTCAGGTGTTGTGGCTCCAATGACGGATGCTGTATTGAATAACCCAATGCCATTCGATGCACCAGTTCTTAATGGTGTAGAAGTGAGTGTTGCCGAAAATACAGAAACAGGCACTGTTATCGCTACACTAGCTGCTGAAGAAGTTGAAAATACCCTAGATATTTCTGAGTTCTATCTTAAATCTTCTACTCATGCAGGTCTATCTGTGAACGCTGCAGGTGAGATTGTTGTTGCTAACGGTGAGCTTCTAGATTTTGAAGCTGGTAATAACGAAGCGAAATTGGTTGTTACAGCAATCGATGTAATGGGTAATATCTCAGAGCCGGCTGAAGTGGTTGTAAATATCACTAACGTGGTAGACACAGAAGCTGAGCAGCCGCCAGTTGTTGACGTAACACCTGAGCCGAAGAAAAGCTCTTCAGGTTCATTAGCATGGTTAGCGTTACTAGCTGCACCATTTGCTGCACTACGTCGTCGCAAGCAAAAATAA